A genomic region of Zea mays cultivar B73 chromosome 6, Zm-B73-REFERENCE-NAM-5.0, whole genome shotgun sequence contains the following coding sequences:
- the LOC100272459 gene encoding RNA binding protein isoform X2 → MAAATAPPPAAVATTLSGLMRCQNIRSSRPRAFYARCASSNASAEAAESRKGGHGGTRLEEAVPVGEGRSRVDAWISARLGGGGVSRARVQASIRAGLVAVNGRPVSKVSHTVKGGDLVSCTVSELQPLRAEAEDIPLDIVYEDDHVLVVNKPAHMVVHPAPGNAKGTLVNAILHHCKISTFTCLARSSAGDECPDSTDEDTDVFHVDQFAAEDVSSEVRNALVRPGIVHRLDKGTSGLLVVAKDEHSHARLAEQFKLHTIRRVYISLTCGAPNPNSGRIEASIARDPNNRIRMTAIAGSGHRYARNAASRYKVREVFAGGGSALVEWRLETGRTHQIRAHAKYIGIPLLGDETYGGTQSMALSLLRPRSPSKYHSGLSNLLSKVDRPCLHAASLGWKTNNKQEDRWDLVRRFM, encoded by the exons ATGGCAGCTGCGACGGCGCCACCGCCGGCGGCGGTTGCCACCACCCTCTCGGGCCTCATGCGCTGCCAGAACATCCGTAGCAGCAGGCCTAGAGCCTTCTACGCGAGGTGCGCCTCCTCCAACGCGAGCGCGGAGGCGGCGGAGAGCCGGAAGGGAGGCCACGGCGGGACGCGCCTGGAGGAAGCCGTGCCCGTCGGCGAGGGGCGCTCGAGGGTAGACGCCTGGATATCGGCGCGTCTCGGCGGCGGGGGCGTTAGCCGCGCGCGCGTGCAGGCCAGCATCCGGGCCGGGCTTGTCGCCGTCAATGGCCGCCCGGTCTCCAAG GTTTCGCATACTGTGAAGGGAGGGGACTTGGTCAGCTGCACGGTGTCAGAGCTACAGCCGCTGAGGGCAGAGGCGGAGGACATCCCGCTGGACATCGTTTATGAGGATGACCATGTTCTTGTTGTCAACAAGCCGGCTCATATGGTTGTTCACCCGGCGCCAGGAAATGCCAAAGGCACATTAGTCAATGCTATACTTCATCACTGCAAGATCTCCACATTTACCTGTTTAGCACGCAGCTCAGCTGGTGATGAATGCCCGGATTCTACGGATGAAGACACTGATGTATTTCATGTGGATCAGTTTGCTGCTGAAGATGTAAGTTCAGAAGTCCGGAATGCTCTTGTGCGCCCTGGTATTGTGCACAGGCTGGATAAGGGGACAAGTGGGCTTCTTGTTGTTGCTAAG GATGAGCATTCTCATGCTCGATTAGCAGAACAGTTCAAGCTGCATACAATCCGTAGGGTATACATCAGTCTTACTTGTGGCGCACCTAATCCAAATTCTGGCAGGATTGAGGCTTCTATTGCACGTGATCCTAACAATCGGATTCGTATGACTGCTATTGCTGGATCAGGCCACAGATATGCACGGAATGCTGCTAGTAG GTACAAAGTAAGAGAGGTCTTTGCTGGTGGCGGATCCGCACTAGTTGAGTGGAGACTAGAGACAGGACGCACTCATCAG ATCCGGGCGCATGCAAAGTACATAGGGATCCCTCTTCTCGGCGACGAAACATATGGAGGTACCCAGAGCATGGCGTTATCGCTCCTGAGACCAAGGAGTCCTTCGAAATATCACAGCGGCCTTTCGAATCTGTTGTCTAAAGTGGACAGGCCTTGCCTTCATGCTGCATCGCTTGG ATGGAAAACGAACAACAAACAAGAGGATCGCTGGGACCTAGTCAGGCGGTTCATGTGA
- the LOC100272459 gene encoding RNA binding protein isoform X4 — MAAATAPPPAAVATTLSGLMRCQNIRSSRPRAFYARCASSNASAEAAESRKGGHGGTRLEEAVPVGEGRSRVDAWISARLGGGGVSRARVQASIRAGLVAVNGRPVSKVSHTVKGGDLVSCTVSELQPLRAEAEDIPLDIVYEDDHVLVVNKPAHMVVHPAPGNAKGTLVNAILHHCKISTFTCLARSSAGDECPDSTDEDTDVFHVDQFAAEDVSSEVRNALVRPGIVHRLDKGTSGLLVVAKDEHSHARLAEQFKLHTIRRVYISLTCGAPNPNSGRIEASIARDPNNRIRMTAIAGSGHRYARNAASRYKVREVFAGGGSALVEWRLETGRTHQIRAHAKYIGIPLLGDETYGGTQSMALSLLRPRSPSKYHSGLSNLLSKVDRPCLHAASLG, encoded by the exons ATGGCAGCTGCGACGGCGCCACCGCCGGCGGCGGTTGCCACCACCCTCTCGGGCCTCATGCGCTGCCAGAACATCCGTAGCAGCAGGCCTAGAGCCTTCTACGCGAGGTGCGCCTCCTCCAACGCGAGCGCGGAGGCGGCGGAGAGCCGGAAGGGAGGCCACGGCGGGACGCGCCTGGAGGAAGCCGTGCCCGTCGGCGAGGGGCGCTCGAGGGTAGACGCCTGGATATCGGCGCGTCTCGGCGGCGGGGGCGTTAGCCGCGCGCGCGTGCAGGCCAGCATCCGGGCCGGGCTTGTCGCCGTCAATGGCCGCCCGGTCTCCAAG GTTTCGCATACTGTGAAGGGAGGGGACTTGGTCAGCTGCACGGTGTCAGAGCTACAGCCGCTGAGGGCAGAGGCGGAGGACATCCCGCTGGACATCGTTTATGAGGATGACCATGTTCTTGTTGTCAACAAGCCGGCTCATATGGTTGTTCACCCGGCGCCAGGAAATGCCAAAGGCACATTAGTCAATGCTATACTTCATCACTGCAAGATCTCCACATTTACCTGTTTAGCACGCAGCTCAGCTGGTGATGAATGCCCGGATTCTACGGATGAAGACACTGATGTATTTCATGTGGATCAGTTTGCTGCTGAAGATGTAAGTTCAGAAGTCCGGAATGCTCTTGTGCGCCCTGGTATTGTGCACAGGCTGGATAAGGGGACAAGTGGGCTTCTTGTTGTTGCTAAG GATGAGCATTCTCATGCTCGATTAGCAGAACAGTTCAAGCTGCATACAATCCGTAGGGTATACATCAGTCTTACTTGTGGCGCACCTAATCCAAATTCTGGCAGGATTGAGGCTTCTATTGCACGTGATCCTAACAATCGGATTCGTATGACTGCTATTGCTGGATCAGGCCACAGATATGCACGGAATGCTGCTAGTAG GTACAAAGTAAGAGAGGTCTTTGCTGGTGGCGGATCCGCACTAGTTGAGTGGAGACTAGAGACAGGACGCACTCATCAG ATCCGGGCGCATGCAAAGTACATAGGGATCCCTCTTCTCGGCGACGAAACATATGGAGGTACCCAGAGCATGGCGTTATCGCTCCTGAGACCAAGGAGTCCTTCGAAATATCACAGCGGCCTTTCGAATCTGTTGTCTAAAGTGGACAGGCCTTGCCTTCATGCTGCATCGCTTGGGTAG
- the LOC100272459 gene encoding RNA binding protein — MAAATAPPPAAVATTLSGLMRCQNIRSSRPRAFYARCASSNASAEAAESRKGGHGGTRLEEAVPVGEGRSRVDAWISARLGGGGVSRARVQASIRAGLVAVNGRPVSKVSHTVKGGDLVSCTVSELQPLRAEAEDIPLDIVYEDDHVLVVNKPAHMVVHPAPGNAKGTLVNAILHHCKISTFTCLARSSAGDECPDSTDEDTDVFHVDQFAAEDVSSEVRNALVRPGIVHRLDKGTSGLLVVAKDEHSHARLAEQFKLHTIRRVYISLTCGAPNPNSGRIEASIARDPNNRIRMTAIAGSGHRYARNAASRYKVREVFAGGGSALVEWRLETGRTHQIRAHAKYIGIPLLGDETYGGTQSMALSLLRPRSPSKYHSGLSNLLSKVDRPCLHAASLGSGCDYRLLIFSPQIQAPTFRKGP; from the exons ATGGCAGCTGCGACGGCGCCACCGCCGGCGGCGGTTGCCACCACCCTCTCGGGCCTCATGCGCTGCCAGAACATCCGTAGCAGCAGGCCTAGAGCCTTCTACGCGAGGTGCGCCTCCTCCAACGCGAGCGCGGAGGCGGCGGAGAGCCGGAAGGGAGGCCACGGCGGGACGCGCCTGGAGGAAGCCGTGCCCGTCGGCGAGGGGCGCTCGAGGGTAGACGCCTGGATATCGGCGCGTCTCGGCGGCGGGGGCGTTAGCCGCGCGCGCGTGCAGGCCAGCATCCGGGCCGGGCTTGTCGCCGTCAATGGCCGCCCGGTCTCCAAG GTTTCGCATACTGTGAAGGGAGGGGACTTGGTCAGCTGCACGGTGTCAGAGCTACAGCCGCTGAGGGCAGAGGCGGAGGACATCCCGCTGGACATCGTTTATGAGGATGACCATGTTCTTGTTGTCAACAAGCCGGCTCATATGGTTGTTCACCCGGCGCCAGGAAATGCCAAAGGCACATTAGTCAATGCTATACTTCATCACTGCAAGATCTCCACATTTACCTGTTTAGCACGCAGCTCAGCTGGTGATGAATGCCCGGATTCTACGGATGAAGACACTGATGTATTTCATGTGGATCAGTTTGCTGCTGAAGATGTAAGTTCAGAAGTCCGGAATGCTCTTGTGCGCCCTGGTATTGTGCACAGGCTGGATAAGGGGACAAGTGGGCTTCTTGTTGTTGCTAAG GATGAGCATTCTCATGCTCGATTAGCAGAACAGTTCAAGCTGCATACAATCCGTAGGGTATACATCAGTCTTACTTGTGGCGCACCTAATCCAAATTCTGGCAGGATTGAGGCTTCTATTGCACGTGATCCTAACAATCGGATTCGTATGACTGCTATTGCTGGATCAGGCCACAGATATGCACGGAATGCTGCTAGTAG GTACAAAGTAAGAGAGGTCTTTGCTGGTGGCGGATCCGCACTAGTTGAGTGGAGACTAGAGACAGGACGCACTCATCAG ATCCGGGCGCATGCAAAGTACATAGGGATCCCTCTTCTCGGCGACGAAACATATGGAGGTACCCAGAGCATGGCGTTATCGCTCCTGAGACCAAGGAGTCCTTCGAAATATCACAGCGGCCTTTCGAATCTGTTGTCTAAAGTGGACAGGCCTTGCCTTCATGCTGCATCGCTTGG TTCAGGATGTGATTACCGTCTTCTGATCTTCTCCCCCCAGATTCAAGCACCCACGTTCAGGAAAGGTCCTTGA
- the LOC100272459 gene encoding RNA binding protein isoform X1, translating to MAAATAPPPAAVATTLSGLMRCQNIRSSRPRAFYARCASSNASAEAAESRKGGHGGTRLEEAVPVGEGRSRVDAWISARLGGGGVSRARVQASIRAGLVAVNGRPVSKVSHTVKGGDLVSCTVSELQPLRAEAEDIPLDIVYEDDHVLVVNKPAHMVVHPAPGNAKGTLVNAILHHCKISTFTCLARSSAGDECPDSTDEDTDVFHVDQFAAEDVSSEVRNALVRPGIVHRLDKGTSGLLVVAKDEHSHARLAEQFKLHTIRRVYISLTCGAPNPNSGRIEASIARDPNNRIRMTAIAGSGHRYARNAASRYKVREVFAGGGSALVEWRLETGRTHQIRAHAKYIGIPLLGDETYGGTQSMALSLLRPRSPSKYHSGLSNLLSKVDRPCLHAASLGFKHPRSGKVLEFSCPPPDDFLEVLGELRRVTSRSSDAPNGDGVFR from the exons ATGGCAGCTGCGACGGCGCCACCGCCGGCGGCGGTTGCCACCACCCTCTCGGGCCTCATGCGCTGCCAGAACATCCGTAGCAGCAGGCCTAGAGCCTTCTACGCGAGGTGCGCCTCCTCCAACGCGAGCGCGGAGGCGGCGGAGAGCCGGAAGGGAGGCCACGGCGGGACGCGCCTGGAGGAAGCCGTGCCCGTCGGCGAGGGGCGCTCGAGGGTAGACGCCTGGATATCGGCGCGTCTCGGCGGCGGGGGCGTTAGCCGCGCGCGCGTGCAGGCCAGCATCCGGGCCGGGCTTGTCGCCGTCAATGGCCGCCCGGTCTCCAAG GTTTCGCATACTGTGAAGGGAGGGGACTTGGTCAGCTGCACGGTGTCAGAGCTACAGCCGCTGAGGGCAGAGGCGGAGGACATCCCGCTGGACATCGTTTATGAGGATGACCATGTTCTTGTTGTCAACAAGCCGGCTCATATGGTTGTTCACCCGGCGCCAGGAAATGCCAAAGGCACATTAGTCAATGCTATACTTCATCACTGCAAGATCTCCACATTTACCTGTTTAGCACGCAGCTCAGCTGGTGATGAATGCCCGGATTCTACGGATGAAGACACTGATGTATTTCATGTGGATCAGTTTGCTGCTGAAGATGTAAGTTCAGAAGTCCGGAATGCTCTTGTGCGCCCTGGTATTGTGCACAGGCTGGATAAGGGGACAAGTGGGCTTCTTGTTGTTGCTAAG GATGAGCATTCTCATGCTCGATTAGCAGAACAGTTCAAGCTGCATACAATCCGTAGGGTATACATCAGTCTTACTTGTGGCGCACCTAATCCAAATTCTGGCAGGATTGAGGCTTCTATTGCACGTGATCCTAACAATCGGATTCGTATGACTGCTATTGCTGGATCAGGCCACAGATATGCACGGAATGCTGCTAGTAG GTACAAAGTAAGAGAGGTCTTTGCTGGTGGCGGATCCGCACTAGTTGAGTGGAGACTAGAGACAGGACGCACTCATCAG ATCCGGGCGCATGCAAAGTACATAGGGATCCCTCTTCTCGGCGACGAAACATATGGAGGTACCCAGAGCATGGCGTTATCGCTCCTGAGACCAAGGAGTCCTTCGAAATATCACAGCGGCCTTTCGAATCTGTTGTCTAAAGTGGACAGGCCTTGCCTTCATGCTGCATCGCTTGG ATTCAAGCACCCACGTTCAGGAAAGGTCCTTGAGTTCTCGTGCCCCCCGCCAGATGATTTCTTGGAGGTGCTTGGTGAATTGCGACGTGTTACGTCTAGGTCCAGTGATGCCCCAAATGGTGATGGTGTTTTCCGGTGA
- the LOC100272459 gene encoding RNA binding protein isoform X3 — translation MAAATAPPPAAVATTLSGLMRCQNIRSSRPRAFYARCASSNASAEAAESRKGGHGGTRLEEAVPVGEGRSRVDAWISARLGGGGVSRARVQASIRAGLVAVNGRPVSKVSHTVKGGDLVSCTVSELQPLRAEAEDIPLDIVYEDDHVLVVNKPAHMVVHPAPGNAKGTLVNAILHHCKISTFTCLARSSAGDECPDSTDEDTDVFHVDQFAAEDVSSEVRNALVRPGIVHRLDKGTSGLLVVAKDEHSHARLAEQFKLHTIRRVYISLTCGAPNPNSGRIEASIARDPNNRIRMTAIAGSGHRYARNAASRYKVREVFAGGGSALVEWRLETGRTHQIRAHAKYIGIPLLGDETYGGTQSMALSLLRPRSPSKYHSGLSNLLSKVDRPCLHAASLGM, via the exons ATGGCAGCTGCGACGGCGCCACCGCCGGCGGCGGTTGCCACCACCCTCTCGGGCCTCATGCGCTGCCAGAACATCCGTAGCAGCAGGCCTAGAGCCTTCTACGCGAGGTGCGCCTCCTCCAACGCGAGCGCGGAGGCGGCGGAGAGCCGGAAGGGAGGCCACGGCGGGACGCGCCTGGAGGAAGCCGTGCCCGTCGGCGAGGGGCGCTCGAGGGTAGACGCCTGGATATCGGCGCGTCTCGGCGGCGGGGGCGTTAGCCGCGCGCGCGTGCAGGCCAGCATCCGGGCCGGGCTTGTCGCCGTCAATGGCCGCCCGGTCTCCAAG GTTTCGCATACTGTGAAGGGAGGGGACTTGGTCAGCTGCACGGTGTCAGAGCTACAGCCGCTGAGGGCAGAGGCGGAGGACATCCCGCTGGACATCGTTTATGAGGATGACCATGTTCTTGTTGTCAACAAGCCGGCTCATATGGTTGTTCACCCGGCGCCAGGAAATGCCAAAGGCACATTAGTCAATGCTATACTTCATCACTGCAAGATCTCCACATTTACCTGTTTAGCACGCAGCTCAGCTGGTGATGAATGCCCGGATTCTACGGATGAAGACACTGATGTATTTCATGTGGATCAGTTTGCTGCTGAAGATGTAAGTTCAGAAGTCCGGAATGCTCTTGTGCGCCCTGGTATTGTGCACAGGCTGGATAAGGGGACAAGTGGGCTTCTTGTTGTTGCTAAG GATGAGCATTCTCATGCTCGATTAGCAGAACAGTTCAAGCTGCATACAATCCGTAGGGTATACATCAGTCTTACTTGTGGCGCACCTAATCCAAATTCTGGCAGGATTGAGGCTTCTATTGCACGTGATCCTAACAATCGGATTCGTATGACTGCTATTGCTGGATCAGGCCACAGATATGCACGGAATGCTGCTAGTAG GTACAAAGTAAGAGAGGTCTTTGCTGGTGGCGGATCCGCACTAGTTGAGTGGAGACTAGAGACAGGACGCACTCATCAG ATCCGGGCGCATGCAAAGTACATAGGGATCCCTCTTCTCGGCGACGAAACATATGGAGGTACCCAGAGCATGGCGTTATCGCTCCTGAGACCAAGGAGTCCTTCGAAATATCACAGCGGCCTTTCGAATCTGTTGTCTAAAGTGGACAGGCCTTGCCTTCATGCTGCATCGCTTGG GATGTGA
- the LOC100279970 gene encoding probable protein phosphatase 2C 60 isoform X1 codes for MLVKLMNLLRACWRPSSNRHARTGSDVTGRQDGLLWYKDAGQHVNGEFSMAVVQANNLLEDQCQIESGPLSFLDSGPYGTFVGVYDGHGGPETACYINDHLFQNLKRFASEQNAMSADVLKKAYEATEDGFFSIVTKQWPVKPQIAAVGSCCLVGVICGGMLYVANVGDSRVVLGKHVKATGEVLAVQLSAEHNVSIASVRKELQSMHPEDRHIVVLKHNVWRVKGLIQVCRSIGDAYLKKQEFNREPLYAKFRLREPFHKPILSSEPSISVQPLQPHDQFLIFASDGLWEQLTNQEAVDIVRSSPRSGCARRLIRAALQEAAKKREMRYSDLKKIDRGVRRHFHDDITVIVVFLDSGLVSQASTHRGPTLSLRGGGGSAGLRSNTLAPT; via the exons ATGCTAGTGAAATTGATGAACTTGTTACGGGCGTGCTGGCGACCGTCATCGAACCGGCATGCCCGAACAGGCTCAGATGTTACCGGTAGGCAGGATGGACTTCTATGGTACAAGGACGCCGGGCAACATGTCAATGGGGAGTTCTCCATGGCTGTTGTTCAGGCAAATAACTTACTTGAGGACCAGTGTCAGATCGAGTCGGGCCCACTGAGTTTTCTAGATTCTGGACCATATGGCACTTTCGTTGGTGTTTACGATGGGCATGGTGGTCCAGAGACGGCCTGCTATATCAATGATCATCTTTTCCAGAATCTGAAAA GATTTGCATCTGAGCAGAATGCAATGTCTGCTGATGTACTGAAGAAGGCATATGAAGCTACAGAAGATGGATTCTTCTCCATTGTTACCAAACAATGGCCTGTAAAGCCTCAGATAGCAGCTGTCGGCTCATGCTGCCTGGTCGGTGTAATTTGTGGTGGCATGCTTTATGTTGCCAATGTTGGGGATTCCCGTGTCGTTTTAGGAAAACATGTTAAGGCCACTGGAGAAGTTTTGGCTGTCCAACTGTCAGCAGAACATAATGTTAGTATTGCGTCCGTGAGAAAAGAACTGCAGTCAATGCACCCAGAAGATAGGCACATTGTTGTTCTCAAGCACAATGTTTGGCGTGTTAAAGGACTAATTCAG GTTTGTAGATCAATTGGTGATGCATATCTCAAAAAGCAAGAGTTCAACAGGGAACCCCTATATGCAAAATTTCGCCTCCGTGAACCTTTTCACAAGCCAATACTAAGTTCAGAACCATCAATCAGTGTGCAACCACTACAACCACACGACCAGTTTCTCATATTTGCATCTGATGGACTTTGGGAGCAGTTAACCAACCAAGAGGCAGTTGATATTGTTCGAAGTAGCCCCCGCAGT GGCTGTGCTAGGAGGCTGATAAGAGCGGCACTGCAAGAGGCAGCCAAGAAAAGAGAGATGAGGTACTCGGACCTCAAGAAGATTGACCGCGGTGTTCGCCGCCACTTCCACGACGACATAACAGTCATAGTAGTGTTCCTTGACTCCGGCCTCGTAAGCCAGGCGAGCACACACCGAGGTCCAACTCTTTCCTTGCGAGGCGGTGGCGGCAGCGCTGGCCTGCGCAGCAACACACTTGCACCTACGTGA